Proteins from a single region of Cydia strobilella chromosome 2, ilCydStro3.1, whole genome shotgun sequence:
- the LOC134750005 gene encoding activin receptor type-2B-like, with product MATFITMAAKICFATLFILGFHSVLGLPPQDEHLPPRPKDGGVETRYCAYYNGSPPICDPTDPTCDPIQKEDCQPVDKDKSNHCVQLWHYNTTTNTSTLQFKGCFLDTVSCSDKPTPCRIHSAKLLLLHCCCEGDMCNTNDTFPGLPPPDSTDAPHEEIPMERIPGSDDDTKAIIAYTLTPLFILFIALVGCYLLYRRRKGSTFAELANGEGSLSRPPSMGVGMDNEPVDLVGLVTLCEVRARGRFGAVWRAQLGQKDVAVKVFPLQDKQSWLAEQEIYRLPRMEHPELLHYIGVDKKGDNLQAEYWLITAYHEKGSLCDYLKAHTLSWADAWRIAACVARGLAHLHEEGGGKPAVAHRDFKSKNVLLKSDLSACIADFGLALVFVAGHGCGDAHGQVGTRRYMAPEVLDGAINFTKDAFLRIDMYACALVLWEIASRCDEGGVEPTAQYRLPLEEEVGPHPGLEEMQEAVVQRKLRPAIPPRWREHPGLNVLCDTMEECWDHDAEARLSASCVLERVGAQRQAASDTPLLIHDLAC from the exons ATGGCTACGTTCATCACGATGGCGGCTAAGATATGCTTTGCAACGTTGTTTATTCTCG GTTTCCATTCAGTTCTGGGACTACCACCACAGGATGAGCACCTGCCCCCCCGTCCGAAAGACGGCGGCGTCGAGACCAGGTACTGCGCGTACTACAACGGCTCTCCACCAATATGCGATCCCACCGACCCCACCTGCGACCCCATCCAGAAAGAGGACTGCCAACCAGTGGACAAAGACAAGAGCAACCACTGCGTCCAGTTATGGCACTATAATACAACAACAAACACCTCCACACTACAGTTTAAAGGCTGCTTCCTCGATACAGTCTCTTGCAGCGACAAACCCACACCATGCCGTATACACAGCGCAAAACTGTTGCTACTACACTGTTGCTGCGAAGGCGACATGTGCAACACTAATGACACATTCCCCGGTCTACCGCCTCCAGATTCAACCGACGCGCCTCACGAGGAAATACCAATGGAACGGATACCTGGATCCGATGATGATACGAAAGCCATCATCGCGTATACTTTAACACCGTTGTTCATACTTTTCATTGCTCTCGTCGGCTGCTATCTCTTGTATAGGCGGCGCAAAGGCAGCACGTTCGCTGAGCTCGCGAATGGCGAAGGATCTCTATCTAGGCCTCCGTCTATGGGGGTGGGAATGGACAATGAGCCTGTGGACTTGGTTGGCCTAGTGACGTTATGTGAAGTGAGGGCTAGAGGGCGCTTTGGGGCCGTTTGGCGTGCTCAGCTCGGTCAGAAAGACGTGGCCGTCAAGGTGTTCCCGCTGCAGGACAAGCAGTCGTGGCTGGCCGAGCAGGAGATCTACAGGCTCCCGAGGATGGAACATCCGGAACTCCTGCATTACATTGGCGTGGATAAGAAAGGAGACAATCTGCAAGCTGAGTATTGGCTGATCACTGCATATCATGAGAAG GGCTCTCTCTGCGACTACCTAAAAGCGCACACGCTAAGCTGGGCGGACGCGTGGCGCATCGCCGCGTGCGTGGCGCGCGGCCTCGCCCACCTCCACGAGGAGGGCGGCGGGAAGCCTGCCGTCGCACACCGCGACTTCAAGTCCAAGAACGTCCTTCTAAAATCCGACTTGTCCGCCTGCATTGCCGACTTTGGCCTAGCTTTAGTGTTTGTGGCCGGGCATGGGTGTGGCGATGCGCATGGACAAGTGGGGACGAGACGATACATGGCCCCTGAAGTGTTGGATGGAGCGATTAACTTCACTAAAGACGCGTTCCTGAGGATAGATATGTACGCGTGCGCGCTTGTGCTGTGGGAGATCGCTTCGAG aTGTGACGAAGGCGGAGTGGAGCCCACTGCGCAATACAGACTGCCTCTGGAGGAGGAGGTCGGTCCTCACCCTGGGCTTGAGGAGATGCAGGAGGCGGTGGTCCAGCGGAAACTGCGGCCAGCTATACCGCCGCGGTGGAGAGAACATCCC GGCCTAAACGTCCTCTGCGACACCATGGAGGAGTGCTGGGACCACGACGCCGAGGCGCGGCTGTCGGCCTCGTGCGTGCTCGAGCGCGTCGGCGCGCAGCGCCAGGCCGCCTCCGACACCCCCCTGCTCATCCACGACCTCGCCTGCTGA